The genomic region CTGAAGCGGATGGTAGCAGCGCGTCCCGAGCATACTTTCCATTTTCTGTTCGACCGGCCCTACGACGAGCGGTATTTGTTTGCCGAGAATGTGGTGCCGCACGTGCTGCTGCCACCGGCCCGGCATCCCTTGCTGTTTGTGGCCTGGTTTGAGGGCGCTGTGGCACTGTGGCTGAAGCTAAACCGGCCCGACGCTTTCCTGAGCCCCGATGGCTTCACAACCTTAAATACACGTGTTCCGCGCCTTACAGTGATGCACGATCTAGCCTTTGAGCACTTCCCGCAAGACGTAACCGGGTCGGTACGGCGCTACTACCAGTTTTTTTCGCCGCGCTTTGCCCGGGCGTCGGAGCGGCTGGTGGCGGTGTCAGAGGCTACGCGCCAGGATATCGTGCAGACCTACGGTATTGCACCCACCAAAATCAGCGTGGTCTACAATGCCGCCGATGCCTGCTTTCGGCCTCAGCCCCAAGCTACGCAGCAAGACACCCGCGACAGGTTCAGCGCGGGCAAACCGTATTTCCTGTTTGTGGGTGCGTTGCAGCCGCGCAAAAACCTGGTGAACTTGCTGCGCGCCTTCGATCAGTTCAAAACCGCCACCGGCTCTCCGGTAAAGCTGCTTGTGGTGGGACGCACCGCCTGGAAAGCTGGCCCCATCTTCGAGGTGTACCAGCAACTGCACCACCGCCACGATGTGCACCTCACCGGCCGCGTGACGGATACCGAGCTGGTGCAGCTGTATGCTGCCGCACTGGCTACTACCTATGTACCTTATTTTGAAGGCTTCGGCATTCCTATTGTGGAGGCGCAGGCCTGCGGCTGCCCGGTTATTACGTCCAACGTCAGCTCCCTACCCGAGGTAGCTGGGGCCGCTGCCCACCTCGCCGATCCATTTTCTGTGGATAGCCTGGCCACGGCCCTGACAGACGTAGCCGGCAACGCCAATCTGCGCGCTACACTGGTGGCGCAGGGACTGCAAAATGTCCGTCGCTTCTCCTGGGACGCCAGCGCCGCCGCGCTGTGGACCGCACTCAGCGACATGCTGAATGAATTTTCCGCAGATTAACGACTCCAGCCTATGCGTATCTTCCGAATACCCGCCTTAGTGCGCCGCCTGGTACCCCAGGGGCAATGGCGTATGCCGGTAGGGGCCGGAGAGAAAA from Hymenobacter aerilatus harbors:
- a CDS encoding glycosyltransferase family 4 protein translates to MNIAVNVRFLLPGDKLEGIGRFTYEVLKRMVAARPEHTFHFLFDRPYDERYLFAENVVPHVLLPPARHPLLFVAWFEGAVALWLKLNRPDAFLSPDGFTTLNTRVPRLTVMHDLAFEHFPQDVTGSVRRYYQFFSPRFARASERLVAVSEATRQDIVQTYGIAPTKISVVYNAADACFRPQPQATQQDTRDRFSAGKPYFLFVGALQPRKNLVNLLRAFDQFKTATGSPVKLLVVGRTAWKAGPIFEVYQQLHHRHDVHLTGRVTDTELVQLYAAALATTYVPYFEGFGIPIVEAQACGCPVITSNVSSLPEVAGAAAHLADPFSVDSLATALTDVAGNANLRATLVAQGLQNVRRFSWDASAAALWTALSDMLNEFSAD